One part of the Nitrospirota bacterium genome encodes these proteins:
- a CDS encoding polysaccharide deacetylase family protein — protein MSMTRRTFLKLTGAAALSSSALPHSLYAAGARIPDRRIPALLYHDISNVLYDEYTISPATFSAQMEWLYATGYRTLPANEVEQFLKNTAGRAVMLTFDDGDISFMDYAFPLLKDYGFKATMNIIGQAVESHALIDRQRPVLSWDECRYLLSSGLVDVGCHSYALHTPGGVLNVSYGAIEKDLTLFQERYKQELGKRCTVLAWPYGIYDKKCIEIARHAGFSCILTSREGFIEKKSDLRDLPRLNINNKLDLISFQQYLGANP, from the coding sequence ATGAGTATGACACGGAGGACATTCTTAAAGCTCACCGGCGCTGCGGCCCTCTCCTCTTCCGCTCTGCCGCATTCCCTGTACGCCGCGGGAGCAAGGATTCCCGACAGGAGGATTCCTGCCCTGCTATACCACGACATATCGAACGTCCTGTACGATGAATATACTATTTCACCAGCCACTTTTTCGGCCCAGATGGAATGGCTGTATGCGACCGGCTACCGGACGCTCCCGGCGAACGAGGTGGAACAATTCCTTAAGAACACCGCCGGCCGGGCGGTCATGCTTACGTTTGACGACGGGGACATATCGTTCATGGATTATGCCTTTCCCCTGCTGAAAGATTACGGATTTAAGGCAACAATGAACATCATCGGACAGGCCGTGGAGAGTCACGCGCTCATCGACAGGCAGAGACCAGTATTGAGCTGGGACGAGTGCCGGTACCTCCTGTCGAGCGGCCTCGTGGACGTGGGCTGCCACAGCTACGCCCTCCATACGCCGGGAGGCGTCCTGAACGTCTCTTACGGGGCGATCGAAAAGGACCTGACGCTGTTCCAGGAAAGATACAAACAAGAGCTGGGGAAGCGATGCACGGTCCTGGCCTGGCCTTACGGGATCTACGATAAAAAGTGCATCGAGATCGCCCGTCATGCAGGCTTCAGCTGCATACTCACCTCACGAGAAGGCTTCATCGAGAAAAAGAGCGACCTGCGTGATCTTCCGCGGCTGAACATCAACAACAAACTGGATCTCATATCATTTCAGCAATACCTCGGAGCGAACCCGTGA